The nucleotide sequence GACGAGCTCATCTGGCGCACCCCACTCTGCTTGATACGGCACCAGTACGACACCGCTCTTCGGTACTACACGTTCTTTTGCTTTTGCGATCAGTTCGACCGTTACACCCGGACGTTCACGTTGAATGGTCATGCTTACACCCCGCCTTTGTATTTGGTCAGTCGGCTCTTTACTTGTCCTTCTGCCAGTAGTTGATCATCTGCTTCAGAAAAAAGAGCACCTGCTACCTCGAACCGTTCGGCTCCAAGGTAAGCGGCGCTCTTGATCCACTCTTGTTTGGTTTGCACAAGCTCTGGAGCCTGTGCTTGTTGTTCTTTTCGTGCCACTATGATCGGACCCCCTCTACATCAAATTCGTTGATTTTGTCTGTGGCCGCTCTCTGCACCGCCACGTTGTAGGTGAACTGGAACGCGATTTCCGTCCGGTCCTTTTTGTCCCGCCAAATACGCAAGGTGGAACTGTCGATCTCGATGGACAATCCAGACGTCTTGCCTTGATAGCTAAATTGCCTTTGGCGAAGATGCTCACGCAGCGGCTCAACTGAAAGCGGCTGATAGATACCCTCTACCTTTGGATAGTGGAGGACGATGGCTGCTTCTGAGACCACCTGATAGGAAGTGAGGCTTCTTCCTTCTTCACGGACCCCTTGCGTTAAAAGAAACGCGATAGGCGGCTGGAATCGCTGCGCCATCCAGTCGTCCACGTTCACAACAGTAGCCAGCTCTGGATACGCTTCATTCACCAGTTCTATGAGAACGGCTAGCTCACGATCCATCCAGCTTCCACCTCCCATACTTGCGGTATTCTCTTCTGTCTTCGTCACATGTCTCTTCCCCCCACTACTTCACTTCATTTGGCAAGGCATCCACGGCAAACACCCGCCGAGCAGGGAGCGAGTAGCCTTTTGGCTTCGAACTCGCAACATCGTGTGGCACCAATCGCCGTTTTCCCCGCTCGCCGGACATTTGAGTCGACGGCGTACATAAAAAGCCACCCGACAGCTACATCGGATGGCTCGTATCTCTCTTACTTGTTTCGCTTGACTCAAGTATAACCGATCTGGAGGAAAAACCGGGAAAATGACCCGATGTGTCAGGAAGTGTCAACCTTTGTCAGTTTCAACATACTTGTGAAAATGAAAAGAAGCTGTCATCATCAGACAGCTTCTCGTCTATCGAGCTGGGCTCTGTTTTTTATTATCCAGTCTGCTGAACCTGATCGCCATACATCGCCCACGCCATCTTCATGACGGCACTGCGCTTGATTTCATAATACCGCTGACGGGACACACCGATTTCTTTGGCAATCAGATTGTTCTTATCGCCATCCAGCAAAGCTTCGACTACCAAGCGTTCCTGCTCCCCCGGAATCGTCTCGACCGCTTTGTTGATCCGCTCGATTTTATCCTGCAAACTTTGCAGCCTCTTCCACTTTCGTTCCCGGCGTGCAACCTCCGCATGCGTCCTATCTCCTGTGGTGCCCTTTCCTTTTGGCAAGCCTGCATCCAATCCGTACTGAGAGACCATCCCTTCCCCCGCCTCGCGCAAAAAACGCTGGATACGAACGATCTCGATCTGCATGTAATTGTAGTCGCGGATTTCTTCCTCGGCCTTTTGCAGGAAATCTACGATGGGTGCTTTCTCATTCAGCCGGACGAAGCCTTCTTTTCTAGCACATACTGTCTTTTGCTGCCCTTTTGCCTCTTGATCCCGCATGTACTTGTCCCACTCCGGGCAAGAATCGATTTTTCCTACGTGCTTATCATGAACCTGGCAATGTGATTTCTTTCCCCAGCACGTTGCCGGACACACCTCGCATACTGCTTCCATGAAAACATCTTTGCTGATCAAGGCACTATTCCCCCTCGGTCATATATATGAAGTCCGGATGATTGCTTAACGGTTTTCGTTGACTCTTGCGCCTTTTCTTAATCTTTGAGACAAACCGATCTGTCCGATAATGACTCCGATCAATAAGACAACTGCTCCGATTAATGCTGCTTCTATCATTTCGTACGTATCTCCTTTGCATCGTCATTTTCTTGTATAATGAAAGGGGGCAAAGAGGATACTCACCAGTTGTATTCTTTGCCCCAAGCAATTAATGGGGATTCCGATCGTCAGTCGGAGTCTCCTTTTTTTCCAGTTGCTCTTTCTTTTTCTCTTTGTTTGCCTTTAATTGCAGATTGAACAGATTATTGATCCGAATCTGCAAATCTACCTGCTTAAACGTGACGATTAAAGCAAGGAAGCACACGACAACCGCGAGAACCTGAACGTAATCAATCGTCATCATAGCATCACTTCTCCACTGCGGATCGCTTCGAGCATCGCGGTTTTCATTTCTTGCATACTCTCTTCGCGAGGTTGTTTGATAAAGGAAGCAAGGTACTCCATGTCAGGAAGCAGATAGTCGAGGATGGTCAATACGGCCCGATTATCCCCTGACTGTGCTTTTTGGAGGGTCAGGCTGAACGAGTCAGCTTCTCGGCCAATTGGCGCAAATATTTGTTTTTGCATTTACTCACTCCTTGTCTGGTCATATTCAGTTTTTTGGCTACCTGTTCTTCTGTCATTCCTTGAATGACGACTTGCTTGATAATGATCCGGGCTTTTTCCGGGAGTTGCATCAACACCTCCTGAACATACAGGTCCGACAGGTTGTCCTCGATTTCTTCCGTTCCCCGCATCCCCTCTGTGATCACCGTCTCCCTGTACAAGCGCTTCTTGGCGGCGTACTGCAATCGCCAAGCAATCCTCTTGAGCACTTTTCTGCAATGCTCTTTCAACTGCTCATCTGTCATATGCTTCACCTTCTGTCGTTTCCGAACATCCAATCGTAAAATAAGAACACTCGTTCTCTTTGTAGTACAAGTATCTCATACTATGGTAATAAGTTCAAGTTCTTTCCACCAGATTTTCGGAAATGATTTTTCCTGTTGATCCACTGCATAAATCTCAAAGAACACATCAAAAAACACGATCCCAAATGGAGATCGTGCCTGTGTAGAAGTATTACATTATCCTTACACAACTGATGTCCCTATTCTACAAAAGTACATCATTCTCATACTTTTTGAGTTTTATCTGCCCATCACACAAGAAACACGTTAAATGAAGAAGGAGCTATTAAAAATAAAAAAGCAAGCCCCTCTCGCATTCACAACAGGAAGAGCTAGCTTGCTTTTCTATCTTTCGCACTCTTTTAATCCCAAATATTCGGACGTTCTACACCCATCGTTCGCATATAATCTAGCAATTGTCCGGTATGTACTGACTCATGATAGGCGATTCGCAGCAGCATGTCTCCAAGCGTGCGAACATAGCCTACATCGGATCGATCGATGCGGACACTCTCCAGATCACTCTTGGACAGCCCTCTGACGAAGCGGAGAAATTCTTCTCGATACGGCTTCGTAAAGGCCAAATCTTCTTCTACGGTCGAAAACTCTTTGGTTTCATACGGATTGGGGATGTCAGACAGGGCGGCGCTTCCCCGTTGGATCAAAATTTGGTGATACAAAAACTCACCCTCGATGACATGGCGAATCATTTCCCCGCACGTGAACGCTTTATCGTCAGGCTTCCAGTTCAGCATTTCTTTGGGAATTGCCTTCCAAACTTTGATGCTTCTACGTCTTACTTCCTCAAAGTTTAAGATTAAGAGATCATTCTCGTTCATGCCATTCATCCCTCTCCGTAAGCTCGTCCTAGTTTTTTTGATAGAGATCACATGTCGCTACGTGATCATTGACCATACCGACTGCTTGCATATAGGCGTAGCAAATGGTTGAACCGACAAATGTAAAACCGCGCTTTTTCAGGTCTTTGCTCATCTTGTCGCTGATTTCGGTAGAAGCAGGCACATCCTTCATTTCCTGAAAATGATTATGAATCGGCTTCCCACCAACAAACGACCAAATATAGCTGCTAAAGGACCCAAACTCCTCCACAACCCGCAAATACGCGTGGGCGTTCTTCACGACGCCGCGAATCTTCAGCCTGTTTCGAACGATGCCTTCGTCTGTCAGCAATTGCTCGATCTTGGCTTCATCGTATTGAACGATTTTATCTGCTTCAAAGTTATCAAACGCTCTTCGATAATTTTCCCGCTTTTTCAAGATCGTGTACCAGCTCAGTCCGGCCTGTGCGCCT is from Brevibacillus brevis and encodes:
- a CDS encoding RNA polymerase sigma factor: MTDEQLKEHCRKVLKRIAWRLQYAAKKRLYRETVITEGMRGTEEIEDNLSDLYVQEVLMQLPEKARIIIKQVVIQGMTEEQVAKKLNMTRQGVSKCKNKYLRQLAEKLTRSA
- a CDS encoding DinB family protein, with translation MNENDLLILNFEEVRRRSIKVWKAIPKEMLNWKPDDKAFTCGEMIRHVIEGEFLYHQILIQRGSAALSDIPNPYETKEFSTVEEDLAFTKPYREEFLRFVRGLSKSDLESVRIDRSDVGYVRTLGDMLLRIAYHESVHTGQLLDYMRTMGVERPNIWD
- a CDS encoding DNA-3-methyladenine glycosylase I, which codes for MNRCGWVNQDPIYMDYHDHEWGVPVYEDRLLFEYLNLEGAQAGLSWYTILKKRENYRRAFDNFEADKIVQYDEAKIEQLLTDEGIVRNRLKIRGVVKNAHAYLRVVEEFGSFSSYIWSFVGGKPIHNHFQEMKDVPASTEISDKMSKDLKKRGFTFVGSTICYAYMQAVGMVNDHVATCDLYQKN